In the genome of Pseudanabaena mucicola str. Chao 1806, the window GGCATTGGCTGCATACTTAATCATTTCCGCAGAGTTCAAATCCGTAACTACGACTGGTACTGGCGGTAAGGTCTTATCCTCAGCAAAGGAGCGATCAATAATAGGTTGATAAAGCTCCTGCATCAGTTGAAGTGCGCGATCACTGCCACTACCAACTACAATGCGATCAGGATTAAACGTATCGTAAACCGCTACTCCTTCTCTAAGAAACTCGGGATTACTCACTACATCAAACTGGATCTGATCGATATTTTTCTTGCCTACCATTCCATCTAGGACAATCATGCGAACCCAGTCACCAGAACCAATTGGTACAGTTGATTTATTGACAATTACCCGATATCCTTCAGTCAGACTTTCCCCAATACTGCGAGCAACTGCTTCCACATAACGCATATCGCTACGCCCATCAGGTAACGAAGGCGTACCCACAGCAATGAATAACACTTCACCATGATTGACTCCAGCAGCAATATCCGTCGTAAATTCAATTTTGCCTTGACGAATTGATTCAGATATAATTTTTGGTAATCCTGGCTCATGAATTGGCGATTGACCCGACTTCATAAGTTTAACTTTCTCTTCGTTATTATCCACACAAACTACGTCATGTCCAACGTAGGCAAGACAAGCACCTGTTACCAAACCAACATAACCAGTTCCAATTACACAAACACGCATAAACTTTGATTAACTAATTTACTTTTTGATGATATTTGAAGTTACGCATTGACAAAAGAGCGAAGGTTTGAATGCAAAAGATAACTGCAACCATCTAATTTTTCCATAATAAAAGATCGAATAACATTATTAAGCAAATAGAAATTACGCAAACTGAACAAATTTATTAGGTTTGCAGTAAATGTGGTGCAAGCGAAGCCCACACTAAATCTACCCAATACGTAAGTCCTAAATGTTTCTGTACTACTCAAAGCCTCAATAGGAAGTATTTGCCAAGTAATCACGAAAATAAGCAATTGTTATTGCTAGACCTTCTTCTAAAGGAACTGTGGGTTCCCAACCTAAATGGAACTTTGCTCGAGCAATATCGGGCTGACGACGCTGTGGATCATCTTGAGGTAAAGGCTTAAATACAATGTTGGCAGTGGGATCGATCAAACGCTGAATTGTCTGGGCTAATTGCAAAATCGTATACTCACCAAGATTACCTAAATTCACAGGACCAATATAATTCCCATTCATTAAACGTATCAGCCCTTCCACAAGATCTGACACATAGCAGAAACTCCGTGTTTGTGAGCCATCACCATAAATCGTTAATGGAATACCTTTCAAAGCTTGAACAATGAAGTTACTAACTACACGTCCATCATTTTCGAGCATCCTTGCACCATGGGTATTAAAGATGCGAGCCACTCTCACCTCAACATTAAATTGACGATGAAAATCAAAAGCTAGACTTTCTGAAATTCGCTTGCCTTCATCATAACAACTCCGAATTCCTGTACAGTTGACATTTCCCCAATAGTCTTCGGTTTGTGGATGTATTAGGGGGTCTCCATACACCTCAGAAGTTGAGGCTAGCAAAACTCTTGCCCGCCAACGCTTAGCTAATTCCAAAACATTTAGCGTACCTAAAAAGTTAGTTTTAGTAGTTTGGATGGGATCAGCTTGATAATGAACAGGTGATGCTGGACAAGCAAGGTGATATATTTGCTCAACAGGCTCAATATCAATAGGGTTGATAATGTCATGCTCAATAAACTGAAAACTAGGATGCTCTGCCCATTGGCAATTATTAGCTTTCCTACCTGTGTAAAGGTTATCAACACAGACAACGGTATGACCTGCATCCATCAGCCGATCAACTAAATGCGATCCAATGAAGCCTGCACCACCAGTAACTAGAATTCTCATATTCAATTTTTAAAGCTTCTGTAAAGATTGGTAACAAGTGAAAAAGGAGTAACAATGTTACCCAGAAATTTAGTAGCAGAGTTAAGAATGCTTGCTCCAAATGAGGGACGTACTACAATCACATCGCGATCGCGTAGTCCTGGATTATTTTCTTCACTCAAGGGTAAGTTTAAATCAGCGACAAGATTGCGACGCATAATGGAACCGTCAGGATTTACTCGATAAAGCTCGACTGCGCGCCAATCGGCATCGTTAGTCAGTCCTCCTGCTGCGGAAATAGCTTCCGTAAATGAAGTATTGGGTCGCAGTTGTAGAGGACCTGGACGAAATGCCTCGCCAATTACTTGTACTGTAATTACTGTAGGCGAGAAAGTGGCTTTTGCAATCTGTAAATATTCAGTTGGATTAGTTTTTTCGAGTCGTGGTACTGTAATGAGATCACCATCGCTAAGGGTTATGTCTTGGCTGAGATCAGCTTTGGTAATTAGGTCTAGCAGATTCGATTTCACGATTGTACGTTGCCCTTTGTCATTCAGTCGCGAAATTTGTACGTTACGAATATCTGCTATTTCGGTTACTCCGTTAGCTGCTTGCAAAGCACGGCTGAGAGTAACTGGACCTCCATTGGACGCAATACCAGCCGATGTAGTCGCGCCTGTGAGCCCTGTGGAAGTAATCCCATTGCGGGAATAAACTAAGGTTTGCGATCCAACGCGATTAACTTCACCCACGATCGCTACTTGGATCGTAAAGGTGTCTGGTGAAAATGTCGAGTTGCTAACTACCCTAGATTGAGATGTGCTAGTTTGGGGTAGTGGGGGGACTAGAATCGAATCTCCATCAAGAATACGGACATCTTGGCTAATATCACCTTTTTCAAGGAGATTTTGGAGATTAACTTTAATGATCCGACGACCTGCTGCACCGTCACGACGAGAAATTTGAATATTACTAATATCGGCTCTTGAGGTGATTCCTGAAGCTGACTCAAGTGCACGAGTTAGAGTTGCTGCGTTGCTACTACTGTTACTGTTATTAGTAGCACCAGAACCAACATAATTTAAAAATCTTGGTCCTGGACGATTTACTTCTCCGACCACTGCAATATTGAGCGGGCGGGGAGACTGCAACGAGACATTTACAATATTACGCACTAAAAAGGGGCTTAACTTTGTCTTTAGTAAGGCATTGGCTTCATCTAAACTCAAGCCTTCTAATTTGAGAGCACCGACTAAAGAAATATTAATAGTCCCATCTGGAGCGATTGTTTGGTTACCAGATAATTCAGGTACGTTAAAAACTTCAATTTTAATAATGTCACCTGCTCCTAAAGTGTATCGAAATGTATCCTGAGCCTTAGATTCACTGACATTTAGGGAAGTTACCCCACTATTATTCACCGTTGATAAATGTCTCAGGTTAGAATTTGCGGGTGCTGGGGATATTGTGGTCTCAGATGATGGAGCAGTCTTATCAATTGTGGAGGTCTGAGCCCAACTAGGAAAAGGAGAAAAGGCAATTAATGTAAATAGAATTAATTTGCCAAATTTGGGTATACGCATAAAGGTACTCCTTAACCTAACCATCTAATCATTAGAAACTTAATACCTGTCATAATAATGGAGGCGGGTTTTCAAATCTTTGGCTGCCATTGTATCAGTACGTTCAATAATTTATCCCTGTAATTTCTCCGAAATATAATGCGATCGCCACAAGTTATTTATTTAGATGCAGTTGGCACTATATTTGGTGTAAGAGGTAGTGTGGGGCAACAATATGCAAAGGTTGCCATAGATTTTGGCGTTAATCTTGATGAGCAAGTAATTAATTCTGCTTTTTATCAAAATTTTCAAACGGCTCCAAGAATTGCTTTTCCTCATTTGCTTCAAGCAGAGATCCCAAGGGCTGAATATGAATGGTGGAGATCGCTAGCTGAACAAACCTTTAGCCAAACAGGAGATTTTGTAAAATTTGCTGATTTTGATCAATTTTTTAAACAACTTTATGACTACTTTGCGTCTGCTGAACCTTGGATAATTTACCAAGATACCCTTGTTGCTCTGGATAGATGGCGAAAGCTGGGAGTTAATCTTGCTTTGCTATCTAACTTTGACAGTCGGATTTATAGTGTAATCGAGGCTCTTGAAATTGGTGATTACTTTCAATCGATTACGATATCTACTGAAGTCGGTTCCGCTAAACCTGATGCACTGATCTTTAAGACAGCTTTAACCAAGCATCAACTAGATCAATTGCCCGATCAAGCTTGGCATATAGGTGATAGTTTTAGCGAAGATTATGAGGGTGCAAATGCGGTGGGGATCAACGCATTTTGGTTAAACCGAGATCGCCGCCCCGCCAAAAATCTAGCGCAACAAACAGCACAAACAATTCATTTGTTAACTGACCTATAGCCATCCCATTACCAATACAAATCACCAAAAAATGTTTACAGGCTTAGTTCAAACCATTGGCATCATTGAACAACGTGATCGTGATCGCCTTGTCATTCATTGTCCTGATCTAGTAAGCAAAATTGCGATCGGTGATAGCATTGCGGTGAATGGAGTCTGTCTAACAGCAACTCACATTTCAGATACTAATTTCGTGGCAGATGTGTCTCCAGAAACCTTGGGACGCACAAATTTAGGCGATCGCCAATTAAAGTATGTCAATTTAGAAATGGCTCTGGCTGTGGGCGATCGCATCGGTGGACATTTTGTCTCAGGTCACATTGATGGAGTTGGCAAATTATGTGATCGCGCCCTAGTTGGTAATTCATGGGAGTTAAGCTTTGAGGCAATTCCTGAGGTTGCTCGTTACATTGTGTTTAAAGGGAGCATTGCCATTAATGGGATTAGTCTCACAGTTTCCGACTGCAATGAAGCAGGTACAAATTTTCGAGTTGCAGTTATCCCTCATACATACAACCATACAGCTTTGAAATATTTAGATCTCGGTAGTTCAGTACATCTAGAAGGTGATCTACTAGGTAAATATGTAGAAAAATTTTTAAAATTAGGAATTATAGACCAAAGAAGTTTTTCGGATTCAAAAATAACACCAGAATTTTTAGCCGAACATGGTTGGTAAATGAATCTCAAGAATAACTATAAGCGGTAGTGCTGCAAAGTAATTTTTTTGTAATTGCATGACTACCCTATAAGCAATTCTCAAATATTGTGGCAACTAGAATAATGGGAGAGAATTCAGTTGTCAGAGAGTTCTATCCCAAAAGGACAAACTTCAAAATTTTGAAAGAAGTAGGACTTACGCAAACTGAACGAATTTATTAGGTTTGAGGTAGATGTGGTGCGGGCTTCGCCCACACCACATCTACCCAATACGTCAGTCATATTTTTGTTTTAGTGCATAAATTTTAAGTTTTTATTTAATTTGCGTTCCTTAAAATGAAATAATACTTTCTATAAACTTCTTTACAATTGCTTGATATTTTACAGAAATCATGGAACGTACTTTTTTAGCAGTTAAGCCTGATGGCGTGCAGCGTCACCTAATCGGAGAAATTATTCGTCGTTATGAGGCTAAAGGCTTTAAGCTCGTCGGACTGAAATTGGTGCAACCAACCCGCGAATTAGCTGAAAGTCATTACGCAGTGCATAAAGAAAGACCTTTCTTTGCTGGTTTGGTTGACTTTATTACCTCAGGTCCTGTTGTAGCAATGGTATGGGAAGGCGATGGTGTAGTAGCTTCAGCTCGGAAGATCATCGGTGCAACCAACCCTCAAACTGCTGAGCCAGGTACAATTCGTGGCGATTTTGGCATCAATATTGGGCGCAATATTATTCACGGTTCTGATGCGATCGAAACTGCTCAAACCGAGATTGCACTTTGGTTTAAGCCTGAAGAATTAGTCGAATGGCAGCCTAACTTAACAGCTTGGGTTTACGAATAAGTAAAAAAGGGAGGTGTGAAGAACCTCCCTTTTTAGATCGGTAATCACAACCTCTGTCTAAAGTTATGTTGACAAAACTTTACAATTTGATATGTTTATTAGTGTGAGCTTGAGCTTACATAAAAAGAGCAAATTTTAACCCAAAATTCAAAAATGACCACAGCAGTACAAAGACGCGAGAGCGCATCGGTCTGGGATCAATTTTGCAATTGGATCACCAGCACAAACAACAGACTATACATCGGATGGTTCGGAGTAATCATGATTCCATGCTTACTCGCAGCAACCATCTGCTTCGTAATCGCCTTCATCGCAGCACCACCCGTAGACATCGACGGCATCCGTGAACCAGTAGCAGGGAGCCTGCTATTCGGCAACAACATGATATCTGGCGCAGTTGTACCCTCCTCCAACGCAATTGGCCTGCACTTTTACCCCATTTGGGAAGCAGATAGCCTCGACGAATGGCTATACAACGGTGGACCATACCAACTGGTAATTTTCCACTTTTTGCTCGGAGTATTCTGCTACATGGGACGTGAATGGGAATTGTCATACAGACTCGGCATGCGTCCATGGATCGCAGTAGCATACTCAGCCCCCGTAGCCGCAGCAACCGCAGTATTCTTGATCTACCCAATCGGACAAGGATCATTTTCTGACGGCATGCCTTTAGGAATCTCTGGAACATTCAACTTCATGATCGTATTCCAAGCAGAGCACAACATCCTGATGCATCCTTTCCACATGTTAGGAGTAGCAGGTGTGTTCGGCGGTTCATTGTTCAGTGCAATGCACGGTTCTTTGGTAACCAGCAGCTTGATTCGTGAAACCACCGAAAACGAAAGCCAAAACTCAGGCTACAAGTTTGGACAAGAAGAAGAAACCTACAACATCGTTGCAGCACACGGCTACTTCGGTCGTTTGATTTTCCAATACGCATCCTTCAGCAACAGCCGTCAATTGCACTTCTTCCTTGCCCTATGGCCAGTAGTTGGCATTTGGTTCACCGCATTGGGCGTAAGCACCATGGCATTCAACTTGAATGGATTCAACTTCAACCAATCAATCTCTGATAGCCAAGGTCGTGTAGTACCTTCTTGGGCAGACGTAATCAACCGCGCTAACTTGGGTATGGAAGTAATGCACGAGCGCAATGCTCACAACTTCCCTCTCGATTTGGCTGCTGTTGATGTTGCTCCTATCGCTATGAGCGCTCCTGCTATCAACGGTTAATCTTCGAGATTATTCCTTATAAACAAAAAAGCCTCTCCGCATGGAGGGGCTTTTTTGTTTGGATTTGTGTAGGAGCAGATCGCCTTGTTCGTTTATTTTGCGGGCATTTCATTATCAATATGTGCAATTCCATTTAAACCACTGTTAAAAAACTAGCGGCTTTGATGATGGAAATATTTTAGAATGGGTTTAAATCTAGAAGATCGGCATCGCCTGTAATGATGTAGTTAGCTTCACCGCAGACAGCTAACTCTAGGAACTTGTCATCCTTGGCATCTCGACAGGCTCGAATTTGTTGGTTGATTGTGACTCTTTCGACCTGCTGGCTTAACTTAAGCTAAAAATTTATTACGTCTTTCTAAGGTGATGTATTTTTGGAGTTTGGGGTGGCTGATGACGTTTTCTATTTCTGATTGAACTTCATCAGACATCAAGAGTATTGCTTGAGATGTGGCATAGTCAAAGACCTGCTGGGACAATGAATTTACAGACATTAAGCCACTAATCAAGATGTTGGTATCGATTACTAATCTTAGTTTAGTCATCCTTTAGGATTTCGGGGGTAAGTCCCTTTTGCTGTGCCTCTAAACGAATTTCTTGGACTACTTTTTGGAGTGGGGTTGGTTGGGAAACGCGCTGCTTTGCCTATAATTTCAGTTTTGGACTCGTCCCAACTAAATGTAAGCGCTCATGCAAACATCCTTTTCTCTAATCTGGGTTGTAAGAGGTTAAGGAGTTATCTGGCGCAAGTTTTTAGGATAGTGAGATGATTCACTGCTGACGCGGATGATCGCACTTTACAAGGTCAAGGATGTAGGCTGATCGCCTTAGTATCTGAGACAATGGGACAAGCGCCAGTATGAGTCTATGCCTAAGAAATTTTTTGAAAGCAAATATCCGAATATTTCTAGTTGGGTTAATCAAGAGAATGGAATAATTGAGATTGGCTGGAGAGATAATGGCTATTCCAGTGCGTTTGTTCGTGCTTTTGATATTGGTGGAACCTTTTGGGAAGGTGAGGATGAGTATGAGTTGATGGATGATGCGCTTTTGGCTTTGGAGGGTGGTGTGCAGATCTGTATGAGGGAGATTCATGGGGACTCATGGGAGAGTACTTAATATTGCGATCGCAAATCTCTCCACAAAAAAGGCGATCGCGTAAAAAATTAACTTTCTTCCGCTAAAAAAATATCTGTTTAATGTTTGTCATTTTTGGGAAACTACTGAGGTTGATGTAGCTTGCTGCTTATTGCAAAGAAATTCTGTGAAGTCTTTAACTTGCAGTATTGATTCTTCTGGAAGTAGTTCTAGTAATTCTAAAAGTTGTTGCTTTACTTTCTGTTTGTCGCTTTGTTGATGAGAATTTATTGGATTTATTTGGTGAGGATAGAGTGTTTCTACATCTAGGGTGTCACGAAATGATTCGGGAGCGTCTTGAGAGGCTTCGATCATTTCGCCTTCAGTGGTGAACTTTAGCCATATCCACCAAATAGTTCAACTAGGTAGGCTTCACCATCTTTAAATATTTCCACGATCGCACCATCAATCCCTTGTGGGGCAATTCCAGCAGAGTGAAGCTGAATGTCTTGATTTAAGGTAACGGAATCAAACATTTGAAACTTACTCATGTTTTTGCCTCCTGCTGCGTTGTGGTACTGCTGTTACAAATCTAGCAATGTTTTCACCTTTCCGCATAAAGTCCCAAACAATCACAATATTCATGATTTCATGTTTTCGTTGTAAGATCTAGGTTATGAGAGATCTAACATTGAGGTAACAAAATGGAAAATCAATTAATTGTAAGAGATCCTGAAATTATCTCTGGAATACCTGTATTTAAGGGGACTAGAGTTCCTGTAAAGAACTTGGTTGATTATCTTGAAGCAGGAGACTCTCTGGAGGAATTTTTAGATGACTTCCCAACTGTGCAGAAAGAGAAAGTGGTGGAGTTTTTAAATCTATCCATCAAATATTATTTGGCACATGATTATGAAAGTGATACTTGATGAGTGCTTGCACAAAAAAATTGCCCTAAATCCGTGAACTTTCTTCATAGACTTGAAAATCCACAGGGGAAATAATATCAATGTTTTCAAATCTGGCGATCGCCAATAAATCTTTGTCTCCCGTAAGGATACATTGAGCTTTACCCGCTAAAGCTGTTGCCAAAATCCAATCATCATCAATATCGCGACATACTTGCTGTTCTAATTGAGAAGGGATAACTATTTCCATCTTTGAACGAAATATTGATAAAGCCTCGTTTATATCTTCTGTCTCATACTTGAATTTCTTTTGGAGCTTTTCTGCTAGTTCGTCAAGTATAAATTTGGAAGAAATAATCTCATGAACTTTGAGAGAATGTTCTACAAGTGCATAGCATTTGCCTCTAGATATCAGTGATGCTATTAAAACATTGGTATCAAGGACAATTCTCATGACACCATTTCAAAGATGTCTTCGTCAGTAAAGCCGCCTTGTAGGTCAGCTTGTTTAAG includes:
- the psbA gene encoding photosystem II q(b) protein — protein: MTTAVQRRESASVWDQFCNWITSTNNRLYIGWFGVIMIPCLLAATICFVIAFIAAPPVDIDGIREPVAGSLLFGNNMISGAVVPSSNAIGLHFYPIWEADSLDEWLYNGGPYQLVIFHFLLGVFCYMGREWELSYRLGMRPWIAVAYSAPVAAATAVFLIYPIGQGSFSDGMPLGISGTFNFMIVFQAEHNILMHPFHMLGVAGVFGGSLFSAMHGSLVTSSLIRETTENESQNSGYKFGQEEETYNIVAAHGYFGRLIFQYASFSNSRQLHFFLALWPVVGIWFTALGVSTMAFNLNGFNFNQSISDSQGRVVPSWADVINRANLGMEVMHERNAHNFPLDLAAVDVAPIAMSAPAING
- a CDS encoding polysaccharide biosynthesis/export family protein, with the protein product MRIPKFGKLILFTLIAFSPFPSWAQTSTIDKTAPSSETTISPAPANSNLRHLSTVNNSGVTSLNVSESKAQDTFRYTLGAGDIIKIEVFNVPELSGNQTIAPDGTINISLVGALKLEGLSLDEANALLKTKLSPFLVRNIVNVSLQSPRPLNIAVVGEVNRPGPRFLNYVGSGATNNSNSSSNAATLTRALESASGITSRADISNIQISRRDGAAGRRIIKVNLQNLLEKGDISQDVRILDGDSILVPPLPQTSTSQSRVVSNSTFSPDTFTIQVAIVGEVNRVGSQTLVYSRNGITSTGLTGATTSAGIASNGGPVTLSRALQAANGVTEIADIRNVQISRLNDKGQRTIVKSNLLDLITKADLSQDITLSDGDLITVPRLEKTNPTEYLQIAKATFSPTVITVQVIGEAFRPGPLQLRPNTSFTEAISAAGGLTNDADWRAVELYRVNPDGSIMRRNLVADLNLPLSEENNPGLRDRDVIVVRPSFGASILNSATKFLGNIVTPFSLVTNLYRSFKN
- a CDS encoding putative toxin-antitoxin system toxin component, PIN family — its product is MNQQIRACRDAKDDKFLELAVCGEANYIITGDADLLDLNPF
- a CDS encoding UDP-glucose dehydrogenase family protein, which codes for MRVCVIGTGYVGLVTGACLAYVGHDVVCVDNNEEKVKLMKSGQSPIHEPGLPKIISESIRQGKIEFTTDIAAGVNHGEVLFIAVGTPSLPDGRSDMRYVEAVARSIGESLTEGYRVIVNKSTVPIGSGDWVRMIVLDGMVGKKNIDQIQFDVVSNPEFLREGVAVYDTFNPDRIVVGSGSDRALQLMQELYQPIIDRSFAEDKTLPPVPVVVTDLNSAEMIKYAANAFLATKISFVNEIANICDRVGADVKEVAKGIGLDSRIGSKFLQAGIGWGGSCFGKDVSALIYTAEDYGYSTEILKACVRVNELQRTLVVEKLQQALKILKGKTIGLLGMTFKPDTDDMRDAPSLTLIDQLNRLGARVKAYDPLVSQSGLRQGFSNVIVETDLERLADGCDAVVLVTDWQEFLTIDYAKMLTLMAHPVIIDARNFLDGKALEALGYKYIGIGR
- the ndk gene encoding nucleoside-diphosphate kinase encodes the protein MERTFLAVKPDGVQRHLIGEIIRRYEAKGFKLVGLKLVQPTRELAESHYAVHKERPFFAGLVDFITSGPVVAMVWEGDGVVASARKIIGATNPQTAEPGTIRGDFGINIGRNIIHGSDAIETAQTEIALWFKPEELVEWQPNLTAWVYE
- a CDS encoding HAD-IA family hydrolase, with amino-acid sequence MRSPQVIYLDAVGTIFGVRGSVGQQYAKVAIDFGVNLDEQVINSAFYQNFQTAPRIAFPHLLQAEIPRAEYEWWRSLAEQTFSQTGDFVKFADFDQFFKQLYDYFASAEPWIIYQDTLVALDRWRKLGVNLALLSNFDSRIYSVIEALEIGDYFQSITISTEVGSAKPDALIFKTALTKHQLDQLPDQAWHIGDSFSEDYEGANAVGINAFWLNRDRRPAKNLAQQTAQTIHLLTDL
- a CDS encoding putative toxin-antitoxin system toxin component, PIN family codes for the protein MTKLRLVIDTNILISGLMSVNSLSQQVFDYATSQAILLMSDEVQSEIENVISHPKLQKYITLERRNKFLA
- a CDS encoding riboflavin synthase, whose amino-acid sequence is MFTGLVQTIGIIEQRDRDRLVIHCPDLVSKIAIGDSIAVNGVCLTATHISDTNFVADVSPETLGRTNLGDRQLKYVNLEMALAVGDRIGGHFVSGHIDGVGKLCDRALVGNSWELSFEAIPEVARYIVFKGSIAINGISLTVSDCNEAGTNFRVAVIPHTYNHTALKYLDLGSSVHLEGDLLGKYVEKFLKLGIIDQRSFSDSKITPEFLAEHGW
- a CDS encoding UDP-glucuronic acid decarboxylase family protein → MRILVTGGAGFIGSHLVDRLMDAGHTVVCVDNLYTGRKANNCQWAEHPSFQFIEHDIINPIDIEPVEQIYHLACPASPVHYQADPIQTTKTNFLGTLNVLELAKRWRARVLLASTSEVYGDPLIHPQTEDYWGNVNCTGIRSCYDEGKRISESLAFDFHRQFNVEVRVARIFNTHGARMLENDGRVVSNFIVQALKGIPLTIYGDGSQTRSFCYVSDLVEGLIRLMNGNYIGPVNLGNLGEYTILQLAQTIQRLIDPTANIVFKPLPQDDPQRRQPDIARAKFHLGWEPTVPLEEGLAITIAYFRDYLANTSY
- a CDS encoding putative toxin-antitoxin system toxin component, PIN family is translated as MRIVLDTNVLIASLISRGKCYALVEHSLKVHEIISSKFILDELAEKLQKKFKYETEDINEALSIFRSKMEIVIPSQLEQQVCRDIDDDWILATALAGKAQCILTGDKDLLAIARFENIDIISPVDFQVYEESSRI
- a CDS encoding DUF433 domain-containing protein; this translates as MENQLIVRDPEIISGIPVFKGTRVPVKNLVDYLEAGDSLEEFLDDFPTVQKEKVVEFLNLSIKYYLAHDYESDT